One part of the Phycisphaeraceae bacterium genome encodes these proteins:
- a CDS encoding site-specific DNA-methyltransferase codes for MIYRNSIQCTDWLDLAGSLDPASIDLLYADPPFNTGITQSSHAGSYTDTWPATKDWVAWLRQRLAATLPSIKNTGLILLHVDWRTSHHARLLLDELLGENRFVNHLIWQYGLGGSSPRRFARKHDDILLYCINPKIYHFTPPMVPATSRRMQGQMKKATDVIDIPTINNMSTERVGYPTQKPIALLSMLVSACCPNDGIVLDPVCGSGTTGVAAQKLGRSWILGDRNPEAVAVARARLFTSDVVTKMSVNTSARTSEYKA; via the coding sequence ATGATCTATCGCAACTCCATCCAGTGCACAGACTGGCTCGACCTTGCTGGCTCACTCGATCCCGCGAGCATCGATCTGCTCTACGCGGATCCGCCGTTCAACACGGGCATCACACAATCGAGCCACGCTGGGAGCTACACAGACACCTGGCCTGCCACCAAAGACTGGGTCGCGTGGCTGCGCCAGCGTCTTGCTGCAACGCTCCCTTCAATAAAAAACACCGGGCTCATCCTGCTCCATGTCGACTGGCGCACATCCCATCACGCGCGATTGCTCCTCGATGAACTCCTTGGCGAAAACCGGTTTGTGAACCATCTTATCTGGCAGTACGGTCTCGGCGGATCGTCACCACGCAGGTTCGCTCGCAAGCACGACGACATCCTGCTGTACTGCATCAACCCAAAGATCTACCACTTCACGCCCCCGATGGTGCCAGCGACCAGCAGGCGCATGCAGGGACAAATGAAAAAAGCAACCGATGTCATCGACATCCCAACAATCAACAACATGAGTACCGAGCGTGTGGGATATCCAACGCAGAAACCCATCGCGCTTCTTTCGATGCTGGTTTCAGCGTGTTGCCCGAACGATGGCATTGTGCTCGATCCCGTGTGCGGGTCCGGAACGACCGGTGTCGCTGCGCAAAAACTGGGACGCTCGTGGATTCTTGGTGACAGGAACCCTGAGGCTGTTGCTGTCGCACGTGCTCGGTTGTTCACATCTGACGTCGTAACGAAAATGTCAGTGAATACATCAGCCCGCACATCCGAATACAAGGCGTAG